A genomic region of Caulobacter vibrioides contains the following coding sequences:
- a CDS encoding 2OG-Fe(II) oxygenase family protein, with protein sequence MPQHPPLRINADLPIDAFAERFARDGYVQIPVFLAPQDAEAVAALLEPLTWNIVAPDETSETLVITPEVIKKFGEAQVRQFLQGALKRAAKGFSFVHMSYALQDEYLRAPQTPVHRATEFLESRAFLDFGGQVIGAPQVAGVRVQASYYRPGDFLTLHDDSHRKDHRLAAFTLGFTRRWRPDWGGQLLFHNAEGDVTRGFAPGFNVLTLFKVPTPHSVAQVASYAEAKRLSLTGWLLGDKDNG encoded by the coding sequence ATGCCCCAGCACCCGCCCCTGAGAATCAACGCCGACCTGCCGATCGACGCCTTCGCCGAGCGGTTCGCGCGGGACGGCTATGTGCAGATTCCCGTCTTCCTGGCGCCGCAGGACGCCGAGGCGGTCGCCGCCCTGCTGGAGCCGCTAACCTGGAACATCGTCGCCCCTGACGAGACCTCCGAAACCCTGGTCATCACCCCCGAGGTGATCAAGAAATTCGGCGAAGCCCAGGTGCGCCAGTTCCTGCAGGGCGCCCTGAAGCGCGCCGCCAAGGGCTTCTCGTTCGTCCATATGTCCTACGCGCTGCAGGACGAGTATCTGCGCGCGCCGCAGACCCCGGTCCACCGGGCGACCGAGTTCCTGGAGAGCCGCGCGTTCCTGGATTTCGGCGGCCAGGTGATCGGCGCGCCGCAGGTGGCGGGCGTGCGCGTCCAGGCCTCGTATTATCGCCCCGGCGACTTTCTGACGCTGCACGACGACAGCCACCGCAAGGATCACCGCCTGGCGGCCTTCACCCTGGGCTTCACGCGGCGCTGGCGTCCCGACTGGGGCGGCCAGCTATTGTTCCACAACGCCGAGGGCGACGTGACGCGCGGCTTCGCACCGGGGTTCAACGTCCTGACCCTGTTCAAGGTGCCCACGCCCCACTCGGTGGCCCAGGTCGCCAGCTACGCCGAAGCCAAGCGCCTGTCCCTGACCGGCTGGCTGCTGGGCGACAAAGACAACGGTTAG
- a CDS encoding TldD/PmbA family protein, with product MDRRQFLAACGIGAGGVLLPGFGQAIAAEQLVETMDVAVKKRLADAALTAAKAAGATYCDVRVGRYLRQFIQTREANVQGVTNTESSGVGVRVIAGGAWGFAATNNMSPESVAQTARLAVAIAKANAKSQTAPVQLAPTKGVGEVKWATPIRRNGMEVSLQEKVDLLMRVNGAALKAGANFVNSSLFLINEQKYFASSDGSFIDQDIHRVWAPFTVTAIDKATGKFRSREGLSAPMGMGYEYLDPKAEDKVLSPNGIISYNKSYDMVEDAQAAAVQAREKLTAKSVKPGRYDLVLDPNHLGLTIHESIGHPLELDRVLGYEANYAGTSFATLDKREQRFQYGNEIVNVVADKVQPGSLGAVGFDDEGIKTKSWPLIQNGKLVDYQATRDQAHILGKTESDGCSYADSWSTVQFQRMPNVSLEPGKKPLSLADMIGNVENGIYILGRGSFSIDQQRYNAQFGGTLFYEIKDGKITQPLEDVAYQMRTPEFWNACSAICDERDYRLFGSFFDGKGQPSQVSAVSHGSSTTRFDGINVINTARSLG from the coding sequence TTGGATAGACGACAGTTCCTCGCGGCCTGCGGCATCGGCGCCGGCGGCGTGCTTCTACCGGGCTTTGGCCAGGCGATCGCCGCCGAGCAGCTGGTGGAAACCATGGACGTGGCGGTCAAGAAGCGGCTCGCCGACGCGGCCCTGACCGCGGCCAAGGCCGCCGGGGCCACCTATTGCGACGTCCGCGTCGGCCGCTATCTGCGCCAGTTTATCCAGACGCGCGAAGCCAACGTCCAGGGCGTGACCAACACCGAGTCCAGCGGCGTGGGCGTGCGCGTCATCGCCGGCGGGGCCTGGGGCTTCGCCGCCACCAACAACATGTCGCCGGAGTCGGTGGCCCAGACCGCCCGCCTGGCCGTCGCCATCGCCAAGGCCAACGCCAAGAGCCAGACCGCGCCGGTCCAGCTGGCCCCGACCAAGGGCGTCGGCGAGGTCAAGTGGGCCACGCCCATCCGTCGCAACGGCATGGAAGTGTCGCTGCAGGAGAAGGTCGACCTCTTGATGCGGGTCAACGGCGCGGCCCTGAAGGCCGGCGCCAACTTCGTCAATTCCAGCCTGTTCCTGATCAACGAGCAGAAGTACTTCGCCAGCAGCGACGGCTCGTTCATCGACCAGGACATCCACCGCGTCTGGGCGCCGTTCACGGTCACCGCGATCGACAAGGCCACCGGCAAGTTCCGCTCGCGCGAGGGCCTCTCGGCCCCGATGGGCATGGGCTATGAGTACCTGGATCCCAAGGCTGAGGATAAGGTCCTCTCGCCCAACGGCATCATCAGCTACAACAAGTCCTACGACATGGTCGAGGACGCCCAGGCCGCCGCCGTCCAGGCGCGCGAGAAGCTGACCGCCAAGTCGGTGAAGCCGGGCCGCTACGACCTGGTGCTGGACCCCAACCACCTGGGCCTGACCATCCACGAGTCGATCGGCCACCCGCTCGAGCTCGACCGCGTGCTGGGCTACGAGGCCAACTACGCCGGCACCAGCTTCGCCACCCTGGATAAGCGCGAACAGCGCTTCCAGTACGGCAATGAGATCGTCAACGTCGTCGCCGACAAGGTGCAGCCGGGCAGCCTGGGCGCCGTCGGGTTTGACGACGAAGGCATCAAGACCAAGAGCTGGCCGCTGATCCAGAACGGCAAGCTGGTCGACTATCAGGCCACGCGCGACCAGGCCCACATCCTGGGCAAGACCGAGAGCGACGGCTGCTCGTACGCCGACTCCTGGTCGACCGTGCAGTTCCAGCGCATGCCCAACGTCTCGCTGGAGCCGGGCAAGAAGCCGCTCAGCCTGGCCGACATGATCGGCAACGTCGAGAACGGCATCTACATCCTGGGTCGCGGCTCGTTCTCGATCGACCAGCAGCGCTACAACGCCCAGTTCGGCGGCACGCTGTTCTACGAGATCAAGGACGGCAAGATCACCCAGCCGCTGGAGGACGTCGCCTATCAGATGCGCACGCCCGAGTTCTGGAACGCCTGCTCGGCGATCTGCGACGAACGGGACTACCGCCTGTTCGGCTCGTTCTTCGACGGCAAGGGCCAGCCCAGCCAGGTTTCGGCCGTCAGCCACGGTTCGTCGACCACCCGGTTCGACGGCATCAACGTCATCAATACCGCGCGCTCGCTCGGTTAA
- a CDS encoding TldD/PmbA family protein — translation MGIMTEAEAKTILDKVLKLSTADECTAQLTGSIEGNIRFALNNVSTSGVVSDTNLGVSVAFGRRVGTSSTNDFSDASLARAVKRAEELARLAPENPEFVPAVEKQVYKPSSTFSAATAAITPEQRAEIAMASIAPCRAKNLIAAGFLNDEQSFVAFANSKGAFGYQRSTDMDYTCTVRTADGRGSGWVARSLQDSSSFKPASDIEIAMRKASASAEAQALEPGKYTVILEPAAASGLISFMFNFFDARSADEGRSFLSKKGGGNKLGEQVYDPRVTFISDPWHPELAVLPWDGSGRAREKMAMVENGKIANLNYSPYWAQKQGKKVVGRPGNIIMSGGTKSTADLVRETERGILVTRTWYIRMVDPQTVLLTGLTRDGTFYIENGQLKYPLKNFRFNESPVIMLNNIDELGRPVRVGEGMPMMIPPMRVRDFTFTSLSDAV, via the coding sequence ATGGGTATCATGACGGAAGCCGAGGCCAAGACGATCCTCGACAAGGTCCTCAAGCTCTCGACGGCGGACGAATGCACCGCTCAGCTGACGGGTTCGATCGAAGGCAACATCCGCTTTGCGCTGAACAACGTCTCGACCAGCGGCGTGGTCAGCGACACCAACCTGGGCGTCTCGGTGGCCTTCGGGCGCCGCGTGGGCACGTCGTCGACCAACGACTTCTCCGACGCGTCCCTGGCCCGTGCGGTCAAGCGCGCCGAGGAGCTGGCGCGCCTGGCGCCGGAGAACCCCGAGTTCGTGCCGGCGGTCGAAAAGCAGGTCTACAAGCCCAGCTCGACCTTCAGCGCGGCCACCGCGGCCATCACGCCCGAGCAGCGCGCCGAGATCGCCATGGCCTCGATCGCGCCCTGCCGCGCCAAGAACCTGATCGCGGCCGGGTTCCTGAACGACGAGCAGAGCTTCGTGGCCTTCGCCAACAGCAAGGGCGCGTTCGGCTATCAACGCTCGACCGACATGGACTACACCTGCACCGTGCGCACGGCCGATGGTCGCGGCTCGGGCTGGGTGGCGCGCAGCCTGCAGGACTCCTCCAGCTTCAAGCCGGCCAGCGACATCGAGATCGCCATGCGCAAGGCCAGCGCCTCGGCCGAGGCCCAGGCCCTGGAGCCGGGCAAGTACACGGTGATCCTCGAGCCGGCCGCCGCCTCGGGCCTGATCTCGTTCATGTTCAACTTCTTCGACGCCCGCTCGGCGGACGAAGGCCGCAGCTTCCTGTCCAAGAAGGGCGGCGGCAACAAGCTGGGCGAGCAGGTCTATGACCCGCGCGTGACCTTCATCTCCGACCCGTGGCACCCCGAGCTCGCCGTCCTGCCCTGGGACGGTTCGGGCCGCGCCCGCGAGAAGATGGCCATGGTCGAGAACGGCAAGATCGCCAACCTGAACTACTCCCCCTACTGGGCGCAGAAGCAGGGCAAGAAGGTGGTCGGCCGTCCGGGCAACATCATCATGTCGGGCGGCACCAAGTCGACCGCCGACCTGGTGCGCGAGACCGAGCGCGGCATCCTGGTGACCCGCACCTGGTACATCCGCATGGTCGATCCGCAGACCGTGCTGCTGACGGGCCTGACCCGCGACGGCACGTTCTACATCGAGAACGGCCAGCTGAAGTACCCGCTGAAGAACTTCCGCTTCAACGAGTCGCCGGTGATCATGCTGAACAACATCGACGAGCTGGGCCGCCCCGTGCGGGTCGGCGAAGGCATGCCGATGATGATCCCGCCGATGCGGGTGCGGGACTTCACCTTCACCTCGCTGTCGGACGCCGTCTGA
- a CDS encoding DUF4159 domain-containing protein, translating into MPSSRVTRSECLRLLAGGAMGGWLASLPSVSQAALKAAPAYDFWFTRLRYDSGDWDVDQRMPANILTSLVDYTTLRVDPEERVVRLSDPAMLTAPFCYLAGHKLVEFSPAEAENFKTYVRNGGFVFVDDCNHDIDGLFAKSFERQMAKLFGAEALKKLPNDHLIYRNFFKFDGPPATSFELNGWGDDLIHDYLKGIEIGGRLGVLYSNKDYGCEWDYDWRNKRFLADDNTKFAVNIVLYALTA; encoded by the coding sequence ATGCCCAGTAGTCGCGTAACCCGTTCGGAGTGTCTGCGTCTGCTGGCGGGCGGTGCGATGGGAGGTTGGCTGGCCAGCCTCCCATCGGTCTCCCAAGCGGCTCTCAAGGCCGCTCCGGCCTATGATTTCTGGTTCACGCGCCTGCGCTATGACAGCGGCGACTGGGACGTCGACCAGCGCATGCCGGCCAATATCCTGACCTCGCTGGTCGACTACACCACCCTGCGGGTCGATCCCGAGGAGCGCGTCGTGCGCCTGTCGGATCCGGCCATGCTGACCGCCCCGTTCTGCTATCTGGCCGGCCACAAGCTGGTCGAGTTCAGCCCCGCCGAGGCCGAGAACTTCAAGACCTATGTCCGCAACGGCGGCTTTGTCTTCGTCGACGACTGCAACCACGACATCGACGGTCTGTTCGCCAAGTCGTTCGAGCGCCAGATGGCCAAGCTGTTCGGGGCCGAGGCCCTGAAGAAGCTGCCCAACGACCACCTGATCTACCGTAACTTCTTCAAGTTCGACGGGCCGCCCGCCACCAGCTTCGAGCTGAACGGCTGGGGCGACGATCTCATCCACGACTATCTGAAGGGCATCGAGATCGGCGGGCGCCTCGGGGTGCTCTACAGCAACAAGGATTACGGCTGCGAGTGGGATTACGACTGGCGCAACAAGCGCTTCCTGGCCGATGACAACACCAAGTTCGCGGTCAACATCGTGCTCTACGCGCTCACCGCCTAA
- a CDS encoding AAA family ATPase: MLMTKTPTEAEIAGKLQRLSELRAAIGQAIVGQDEVVEQLLIGLLAGGHCLIEGVPGLGKTLLVRTLGQALSLDFRRVQFTPDLMPSDILGTEVLEEDHGTGHRHFRFQQGPVFTNLFLADELNRTPPKTQAALLEAMQEHQVSYAGVTHALSEPFFVLATQNPLEQAGTYPLPEAQLDRFLLNIRVGYPTAEEERAILALTTGGAIQAPSAVMNGADIVELQKWVRQAHVSDGLLTWITSLIRATRPGPDAPSAIQDYVRWGAGPRAGQALVLAAKARALLHGRLAATREDVVALAAPVLRHRILLSFAAEAERKTTDDVVAALLAALPAPARD; this comes from the coding sequence TTGCTTATGACCAAGACCCCCACCGAAGCCGAGATCGCGGGCAAGCTTCAGCGTTTGTCGGAACTGCGCGCCGCCATCGGCCAGGCCATCGTCGGCCAGGACGAGGTGGTCGAGCAGCTGCTGATCGGCCTCCTGGCCGGCGGTCACTGCCTGATCGAAGGCGTGCCGGGCCTGGGCAAGACCCTGCTGGTCCGCACCCTGGGCCAGGCCCTGTCGCTGGACTTCCGCCGCGTGCAGTTCACCCCCGACCTGATGCCCAGCGACATCCTGGGCACCGAGGTGCTGGAGGAGGACCACGGCACGGGCCACCGCCACTTCCGCTTCCAGCAGGGGCCGGTGTTCACCAACCTGTTCCTGGCCGACGAGCTGAACCGCACCCCGCCCAAGACCCAGGCCGCGCTGCTGGAAGCCATGCAGGAGCACCAGGTCAGCTATGCGGGCGTGACCCACGCCCTCTCCGAGCCGTTCTTCGTGCTGGCCACCCAGAACCCGCTGGAGCAGGCCGGCACCTATCCCCTGCCCGAGGCCCAGCTGGACCGCTTCCTGCTCAACATCCGCGTCGGCTATCCGACCGCCGAGGAAGAGCGGGCGATCCTGGCCTTGACCACCGGCGGCGCGATCCAGGCGCCCTCGGCTGTGATGAACGGCGCCGACATCGTCGAGCTGCAGAAATGGGTGCGCCAGGCCCATGTCAGCGACGGGCTCCTGACCTGGATCACCAGCCTGATCCGCGCCACCCGCCCCGGCCCCGACGCGCCGAGCGCCATCCAGGACTATGTCCGCTGGGGCGCTGGGCCGCGCGCCGGCCAGGCCCTGGTGCTGGCCGCCAAGGCCCGCGCCCTGCTGCACGGACGCCTGGCCGCCACCCGCGAGGACGTCGTCGCCCTGGCCGCGCCGGTGCTGCGCCACCGCATCCTCCTGTCCTTCGCCGCCGAGGCCGAGCGCAAGACGACCGACGACGTGGTCGCCGCCCTGCTGGCCGCCCTGCCCGCCCCCGCCCGCGACTGA
- a CDS encoding DUF58 domain-containing protein: MSPFDLPPDLRTRLRRLSLAPRAAAVLVGDGAHASRNRGGAMEFAQYRAYERGDDLRRIDWKLYSRSDKFFVRDAERDSPVAIWIVLDASASMAQADLARPTWTRFDAARRLTAALIEIALLQGDRFGLVVAQDKGPLVLAPSGDKRQRDRIRLEISPLKPGGAPHWDRDLKTLGERIAPGDLVVFITDGFDEACVAAAERLAASGRDVSFVQLLTGDERDFPFDSSLRFRDPENRAELAGDGRSLRADFLKRFGEARAALRARLEGRGVRFAEHFADQDPDAPIQALARAAAVR; encoded by the coding sequence ATGTCGCCGTTCGACCTGCCTCCGGACCTGCGCACCCGCCTGCGACGCCTGTCGCTGGCGCCGCGCGCGGCTGCGGTGCTGGTCGGCGACGGCGCCCACGCCAGCCGCAATCGCGGCGGGGCCATGGAGTTCGCCCAGTACCGGGCCTATGAGCGCGGCGACGACCTGCGGCGCATCGACTGGAAGCTCTATTCGCGGTCCGACAAGTTCTTCGTCCGCGACGCCGAGCGCGACAGCCCGGTGGCGATCTGGATCGTGCTGGACGCCAGCGCCTCGATGGCCCAGGCCGATCTGGCCCGCCCGACCTGGACTCGCTTCGACGCCGCCCGCCGCCTGACCGCCGCCCTGATCGAGATCGCCCTGCTGCAAGGCGACCGCTTCGGCCTCGTCGTCGCCCAGGACAAGGGACCGCTGGTGCTGGCCCCGTCGGGCGACAAGCGCCAGCGCGACCGCATCCGCCTGGAAATCAGCCCGCTCAAGCCCGGCGGCGCGCCGCACTGGGACCGTGACCTCAAGACTCTGGGCGAGCGCATCGCCCCCGGCGATCTCGTCGTCTTCATCACCGACGGCTTCGACGAGGCCTGCGTCGCCGCCGCCGAGCGCCTGGCCGCTTCGGGCCGCGACGTGTCGTTCGTCCAGTTGCTGACCGGCGACGAGCGCGACTTTCCGTTCGACAGCTCGCTGCGCTTCCGCGACCCGGAAAACCGGGCCGAGCTGGCGGGTGACGGGCGCTCCCTGCGCGCCGACTTCCTCAAGCGCTTTGGCGAGGCCCGCGCGGCCCTGCGCGCGCGGCTGGAAGGCCGGGGCGTGCGGTTCGCCGAGCACTTCGCCGACCAGGATCCCGACGCGCCGATCCAGGCCCTGGCCCGCGCGGCGGCGGTCCGATGA